gagtagttcaattacctatatgcccttaatacaaaaatttaaactcagttttctaaaaaatcaaaatcagtttcccttaacatctcttcttcttcctcctttagccgaactcttcccctctcgggatttttttttcatcaccgtgattaattgttgattcgtaaaaatttgatcgtcgattaaactcaattacataatgactcgtaccaaGAAAAGctgggactaggcaaaccaaatcgtcttcgaatccatcaattgaagatgaaggtgtagaaactgaaattgaaccagaaattgaaccaactgcatctccaactccggaaatgaggataaacaaacccaatctcctatttgttgttttcatcaattaaatgacggttatagtattgggttcggctcaaaattgagttgcgttgttagccgaattgttcttcacaaaagcttcctgtaactgtatatgaacagttcggcatgaaatattatgaaatttcaagccgaacctagtcaaaAATAGATATGCATAGGTGTTCGGCATATTccataatcataatatgtgccgaacctagcacatttacgaggttctgCTATTGCGAtattcatattatgtgccgaaccaatacaaaattcttaccccaattattatcaggaatataaatgatcaggttcggcttatataatacttatgtaaatagccgaaccatgtactaccaaaaggttcggcgcttacaattttctcaatataagccgaacctaacataatttttcttccatatCACACAGGATCAGGTTTGGCTCATTATGACATTTataaacaagccgaactagttggttcggctcataataataacactttcagcttgccgaactgttcattagttgtcaatatccaggtgggttcggctgatatattaagccgaacatattccagactcgccgaaccttagtgaaaaacaacaaactttttatgattttaagctacaaaaatgagattaaacataagatagaagtgtaccttcctcatccattgaatcaaatacaagtttttttctcattttccccttctccttctccaaaaaaatctaactttttttttactcaaaaattttcatctacacaaaattataactaaataatcttaaaactaatcactaatcactaatcagaattattttaactaatcatttgtattaacactaatcctaaaaggacagatttgccattaaaaaaattggttaagggggcttctgattttgttatttcacatccctttttgtctttattaggtatgcctaataagattttggtatgcccaaaatcagggttccttTGAAAAGCTAGACACCAGGGAAATAGTGCATTTAGAACTTGGGTATCAGTTATTGTTTGTGACAAAGTCGGGCCCAAATTATATCGGTTTTGAGGTGACTTTTAAAACTTGATTTAGTCGTGGAATTGAACTTGTTTAATTAGACCTTTAGGTCTGAGGTTTATTCTGTATTACATCAGTAGAcattacaatgataatatttatAATTTAAGAACAATTGTACGAGACCCATTCAAAAAACAGAAAATAGgtttatttgtccaaatatttttaaaacatggttcaaatggacgagtaaaaattagtatgggtaaaatggacaccaaaaaaatatcatggatgaaactggattcctcctgacttaaacttaaaaaatagcaaggatgaaactggatgcatcctgatataaattaaaaataagaaaaagtatttgaaaatgggtaggatgaaactgtttacatcctggctatttttacatttttgtccatttaaacagtatcaaaatataaatgtccttttcaccaagaaattgttgattttggtctttttaaccaattttgtgttcaaaAAAACACTCTCAAAGCTTACCACACTAAAagctaaagttttttttttcgaattcgaaaagtttatattaaaaggaaaaaaaaaaagaaggacaGGCATTGCGTGTTACAGGAGTTACAGAGTTACAAAAAAAGAGAGGAATCAGGGAGAATTACATTTGAATGACGTTCTCCCAGTTATGGAGAACAATGTTACAGTCAACAAATTTAAAGACATCTTCCTCATTAGTCCAAAGCATAAGAGTTTGCTTGACTAGAGAAATAACTTCCTCCACGGTTTTCCTCCTAGCACCAAAAACCACTCCACTCAGTTCATTCAAGAGAATCCAAATAATCACATAATGGATGATCTCCCATAATTTTCTGCACCTCCCAATAAGAGCATTATTATCCCAAACCTCAAATAGTTGAAGAACAGATTCAGGAAGAGGCCATGAAATATGAAACGACTTAATGAAGTAATCCCAGAtatcaaaagaaaaattgcaatGCAACATCAAGTGGTTTGTAGTTTCCCTGACAACACCACAAAAAACACAAGCTTCACTATCAATTTGAACTCTTCTGTGAGTTAACACATCCCTTGTTGGGAGAGAATTGTGGAATATAGCCCACAGGATGAAACTCACTTTGCTAGGCACTTGAGATTTCCATAAGAATTTCTCAAATCCGCAATCTTCGGCATGTTCCTCTAGCACTGCATAACAAAATTTGCTACTAAAACTGTCCATTAGTTTGAAGTAATCATCTTCATCTACCATCACTGAAACTGTCCCCAAATCTCTTCGTAAAAGATCTCATTCCATCTGTTCGTTAACATTGAGATTGCTTTTAAAAACTCCTTCCCATCTCCCATCATTTATCATCTCAGCAATGGTGGCTTGTTGTCTTCTGCAGGATTTGTATATAACCGGAAAAAGGTCCTTGAGACATCCCTTGTCCACCCATTTATCTTGCCAAAATATATTGCATCTTCCATTTTTAAGAGTAAACGTAACATGATTGTGAATTTCAGGAACCAACTTAACCACATTTCTCCATAAACTCCCTCCTTGAGCTGTAGCATCATCAGCTGGAATCAACAAATCTTCATTCACTTTTGTTTTTTGCTGAACTATCCTTTTCCACAAAGATCCCTTTTGTGTAGCATATCTCCACACCCATTTAACTAGAAGAGCTTTATTTGTAGTTCTTAAATTTTTAACTCCTAAACCGCCCTTCTTCTTTGAAATGGTCACCTTCTTCCAAGAAACCCATGACATCTTCTTTTTTCCTTCAACAACTCCCCAGAGGAAATTCCTCATCGACTTTATCATTTTATTCTCAATACTTGCAGGTAAGTGTTACAAAGATAAATAATAAATAGGTAGACTAGAAAGACAATCCTTAATAAGAATAAGTCTGCCATCTTTGTTGAGaaatattttcttccatgaagCAAGTCTGATCTCCATTCTTTCAATCATATAATCCCACACAGAGGTATTTCTGAAATGTGCACCAATTGGCATTCCTAAATACTTTACATGAAGCTTCTCTGTCTTACATCCTAAGATTTTCGCTAGAGAATGAATAGTATCATCTACTCCAACACTAATCATAGTGCTCTTCTCTAAGTTCAATTTCATACCAGTTAAGGTTTCAAAAATAATTTAGATAATGAGAATTCTAGTTACCTCATCCTCATCAGCATCCACAAAGAGAAATGTATCATCTGCAAACTGAAGGTGTGAAATCATCAACCCAGCATCTACTATCTTGAATCCATGAATTTGACCTCTTTCTACAACATCATTCATAAGTTTAGATAGAATCTCAACCACCGATAAGAACAAGTAAGGAGAAAGagaatccatcttttcttcagtTTGAAGTATGGCTTGGAAACTGTAGAAGCACATGTAACAATGATTATAGGGTTGTGGTCTGAAATTGTTCTTGTCATTGCGATTTGGAGAATATTAGGAaatgcttcatcaaaatatacACTAAACAAAAACCTACCCAGCCTACACAAGAGATGATCAGTCTGATTATTGAACCAAGTACTATAAGATCCACCAATCAATGGTTGGTCCACAAGTTCCTGATGAAGGATGAAACTATTAAGAAAAGCAGTATTTCTGTTATCACCAGCACCAGCAAAGCAAATTGGCCCTGTCTACCAATGTCTGATTTCCTCCATATCTTCCCAAAAACTTGCCCTTGGATCATACTCGCATGGACTGCAAGCATTATTTATAGCCCATTTGAAACCATTAACCCTAAGAGTAAGAACAGTTGTGATGTTATTAAAACCCAATCTTTCGTCCATCTTTTCGAACTTCCCAGCATCCTAGATGGTCAGCAAACCACCACTAGGCAAAATCATCATTATACCACAAATGTTTAACAAACCATCTActaatcttcatcatcttcgtttcttaaacaagacaaatataaCATTTCTGAGAATCTATTAGATTTTTCAAAGAAGttattttttcaaaatcattGAGCCCTCTCACGTTCCATCAAAGAATCTTAaagtaatggcaactgcaagatgaaacttagcttatataaagacaactctctttattgatgtttagaaaatctctcaaaactaaacacaagctccaaccttgctcatatgatcaaccacaactttggtgatcatatatatatagaactatgaattctttTTCCTAGTCATATtatcttattacatgtctttccttttcttagaactagatgacttctaattcccttaggattacatcaatttcctaatcttgtcctaaccaacttgttagtgacttctatgttgaagtttgaCCAACATTCttcccgttaagcttcaaccttacccgtgacatatcttgtactccaatcaattgtctcatttcttcaaacttgatctgagctaatgcctttgtcaatatatctgctttctgctcagttccaggtatgtgttcaacgtttaTGATCTCCTtttcgatacattctcgtatgaaatgataccttttgtgaatgtgtttcgtcttcccatgaaacactggatttttagtgggtgcaattgcagacttattatcaatcttgatgagaacttttccaggttctcttcctttgatttcacccaacagttcttgaagccatattgattttttagctgcttctgttgcggccataaactcagcttcacaggatgagagggctacaatgtcttgcttctgtgaacaccatgtaataggtgcttcacctagataaaatatatgaccagttgtaccttttccatcatcttggtcaatattatgactgttgtcactatacccaacaattccttttcatcctcttcgaccatacttcaatccacagctgattgttcctcttagatatctcaatatctgctttattacatcaccatgagacttgcgtggactttgcatataacggcttgctactcccacagagaaagccaagtctggtcttgtgtgtaacaagtatctaaggcatccaacatttcttctataactcgttggatcaatctcagcttcttcttgtacctttgaaactttaagtccaaactccattggtatcttagttggattacaagctTCAAGTCCTGCttatttcagaattctccttgcataagcttcttgtttaatctgaatcccatctactccttgatggacttctatgccaaggtaataagtgagttttccgaggtctgacatctcatactttgatgacatttctctcttgaactcattgatcaccttaagggagttgccagtcaaaaatagatcatctacatagaatacaatcacaagaagcgttcccttttcttctctacatgcttgtgtccatttaatcaagacctttgcttcctgaaaattccttggttcatcattaacagaaagtagcataatctcacattcttttgcagcttgaagaacataatcctccagataatgtggcttttgtatctgtcttgttgattttcgcagtggaatgtgttgagttatttcatcgatctcttcttcttcttcttcttcgttattctcagtgttttcattattctcttcttcttcttgattaacatcattgtttccattggtattgatgattatgggtccttcgccttcatcaactacttgaccccatctcatgtgaaatattcctggatccctacttggtccatcattagtttctttccagttccagttttctttttcatcgaatactacatctcgactcactatcactcttttcattgttggattgaataatctgtaagctttggatccaggatgaattcctagattcacaagagtctgagattgatcatccagtttcttaagagttgcagaatcaacttttgcgtatgctttgcaaccaaacactcttaaatgatctatgtttggttttctctttcgcaaactttcatatggagtcatgtctttcagagctttcgtaggtgtcctgtttattaggtatgtggagtgtcgtaaagcttctccccatagataattaggtgcttgcatagcctttaaataacttcttgtcatctccattagagtcttgtttctcctctccaccactccgttttgttgtgttgtatatggtgctgtgagtttccttttgattccatttgactcacacaacttgttgaactctaaggaagtgaactctcctcctctatcaattctaagcattttgacctcctcttttaactccttttctatcagatttctgaaagctttgaatttgtcaaatgcttcactcttttctttcataagaatataccacatatatcttgagaagtcatctataataacaaatatgtatttgttatttgcaagggtttgtggtgtaataggaccacataaatcagcatgaagaagctctaatggctttgaggctctgaatgttgttgcttttgggaaaccttgacgagtttgtttcccaactaaacatgattcaaagATTTTTGCgtcatcatttatctgtggtagtcctcgaaccatcttgttctgagacatttcctttaaagttctaaagcttatgtgtcctaaccttgtgtgccacttccatgtttgatcttccagtctcatattcagacacaatgtccttccaatcatgagacttatcttgtagagtctatgagcgtgagactctaactaaaagtcttccacttgggtcatgaactgttagataatcttgtcgcattctaaaatcacatccaacttctgtagcttgtcctaaacttagaatgtttctttgtaagtttgggatgaagtagatgtttgtgacaagcttctgttctccggtcttgctctgaaatagaattgatcctttcccttcaatttctacagaatatccgaccccaaacttcacttgtcctttgattttctcattcagttcacaaaagtagtgtctcttaccagtcatgtgattgctggctccattatctaaataccagattccttcttctccatcctttgattcgtatttctttggtattagtttcccttcgtttaagcatacaacttcgtgcatgaaaagagatgtatctgcttcccttgtttcattcttgtttgcttcttccatattttgtattctttcagggcatacagaggagaagtgtcctgatttatcacatctgtaacaaataatgtttgatctatccttcttttctttcccttggttttgatcattctgacttgttgttctatcttgtgagttaaaccttcctccccttccttggcctctgtttactctaccacctcttccacgaactcttcctcttgtcgcagagttttgttggtcagagtttgtgtacaagagttttccttgagtttctccattattttcttcatcaaggattctctcttcatatgctttcaatcttccaattatatcttcatagctagtcttctttaaatctaagacttgttcgagagaagctataatatgaatatacttggatcttggtaaactattgagaaacttctttaccagtttatcttcatcaatggattgtccaagtgacgcagcttttgaggctatctctgatagctttcctgctaagctatcaatagtatcagtgtctttcatcttcactctttcaaattcagacattaaggtttgcagacgggcatctttaactcgatcagctccgagattacgtgcctttattgcatcccaaattttctttgaagtttcctgtgcaccaacttgtagaactagacattctggtattgcttgaaagagtaatccaatggcaacattgtttttgtctgggtccaatgtactaggatcaattgtttcccaaactttgtagattttcatcagtaccttcattctcatgacCCATActatgtagtttgtggcgttgaggattggaacttgtattgatggtggcgtgaactgttttgcacccacaatggtggtttcgttttccatggctcagaaacaagctctgataccaattaatggcaactgcaagatgaaacttagcttatataaagacaactctctttattgatgttttgaaaatctctcaaaactaaacagaagctctaatcttgctcatatgatcaaccacaactttggtgatcatatatatatagaactatgaattccttttcctagtcctattaccttattagatgtctttccttttcttagaacaagatgacttctaattcccttaggattacatcaatttcctaatcttgtcctaaccaacttgttagtgacttctatgttgaagtttaaccaacataaaGTCCATTAGAAACTTCTACCTCCCTGCTTTCGTTAGTTCTTCAACAACGTTCTCAGAATGAATATGCTCAAATGCATGCCGACAGAAAAGCTAAGGTTGCATAGGATGAGGCCAGCTACCTAGGGACTACCAGGCAGTCCCAATATTGTGCGTGTAGTTGGTTACGAGAGAGTTTTTACCTTTTCTATAAGTCCATTTAACAATTTTTATCTAATAATTAAACCATTTTTATGTTGCAGTATTCCCAAAATTTTGGAACAAAGCTAATTATTCGTTTAAATTATATAGAATGAGTCGTTTAGAATTTGGGAGTCAGTTTATTTTATACCACCAAATAGTCTCGCTTTTTCGAGAGCTTTAGAGACTGCATCGATCGTTCAGTTTAACTAATTTAGGCTCTTGTGTTGAAGAGCAAGGGTATGAAATGAGGGTTCTCATTCAGtacgaaggaaaaaaaagaaaaaaagaagctaATTAGATGCTACTATGATTTAAAAGTACTCACTTATTCACACACTCTTTCGATTTAGGAGGCCGAAGATCAGTAGTTTGGGAAAAAAATGTCTCGAGTGGCTGAAACCGTGCCTCCCAAGTGcttcttttagttttttattcaatttttaaaactctttttttttcagtttttaatTAATTGAAAACTCTTGTATGATAAAGTAATAATAAAGCCTAGGCTAATGTTCAGCCACCTAGGTAAATCTTTCTCTTAGTGTGTAGTAAAGTCCCTCCCATGATCCAAATTCATTCTTTCACCTTGTCTCTCGTTTAATATGGTAACGGACAAGGACTTTTTACTCTAATTCCCCTTGCTCCATGGGCTTGGTTCCGGCGATTTTCAAACTCAAATTATAGATATATAATCATTCAATAATTTTATCACCATACTATAGTGACGTTGGTACAACCGGATAATAATCCAGAAAACAAAGTAGTGGGGtggcaagaaaaaaagaaagaaaaaaaaggagggGTGGCAAGCACCTGACCTCCggaaaagaaagagagatattacGAGCAGTGAATGCTTACAAAGTAGTGGCCTTGATCTCAATGGCCTTATCGTCAACCATCTGCATGCAGAATTTTTCCAACAGTCCATGTTCCTTCGTATGTCTGGGTTTATAGCACACGCAAAAGAAAACAGCCTAAGCTTGCACATAGGAATTAAGACGAGTCTTTATTGGTATGACCGTCAATGTGAATTGGGTTCACAATCATAGACAAAACATGCTCTATGCTCTTTGAATGTTCTGCTCCAATTCCGTCTCCATATTGATACATTAACAAAGTTGTTCTTGCAAAATTTAGAACTATGTTAACGAATGAACGATCAAACGGAGATGAAACATACAGGTAGCGGTTCATCCCTTTAAACGTTTCATGAATTAAGCTTTTTACGTGTTCACGAGCATCCTCTTCGGAGACGTTTGTTTCTTGCATATAACAGTATATGGATGATGCCACTTCACCTCTTTTTATCTCTGCCTATATTCAGGATTAAAAAAAGGCATATGTCTAGTAAGTTACTTAAGAATTGTGAAAacactaattttttattttatttttgtcaaaTTATTAAATGACATACCGAAGATGTTGCGAGATCATTTGAAAGTCGACACAGCAAGcatgaataatatattagaggaTGATTGTTTTCGAAGGCTTGTAATACATCATCACTAATATTTCGATTCGTCGTGAAATATGCAGCCATTAGAAAGACATATCCAACAGATGACACCGAGCCATTATGTTGATATTCCACCGAAGTTGGGACGTACCCATTATGACACCATTTTGCTTCTGTCAACATTGCCTTCACTGAATTGGCTAACTAAATAAACGAACAACAACGCTAATTATTGACAAATTCTCTTAAAGAGTTTAAACGATGGAAAAAAAAAGGgaacaaaaacaacaatataCACATATACCGAATTGGTTAAGTGCGGTAAGATGTCAAATTGTTTTT
This portion of the Papaver somniferum cultivar HN1 chromosome 11, ASM357369v1, whole genome shotgun sequence genome encodes:
- the LOC113325342 gene encoding uncharacterized protein LOC113325342 yields the protein MVDEDDYFKLMDSFSSKFCYAVLEEHAEDCGFEKFLWKSQVPSKVSFILWAIFHNSLPTRDVLTHRRVQIDSEACVFCGVVRETTNHLMLHCNFSFDIWDYFIKSFHISWPLPESVLQLFEVWDNNALIGRCRKLWEIIHYVIIWILLNELSGVVFGARRKTVEEVISLVKQTLMLWTNEEDVFKFVDCNIVLHNWENVIQM